In one Leptospira fletcheri genomic region, the following are encoded:
- a CDS encoding Panacea domain-containing protein — protein MVVSVFDVAKYILEYFEGKDISTFKLQKLCYYSQAWSLVWDDESLFNEKILAWANGPVIRELYDYHKGNFSINSKRFRYAHGNLRNLSKEQKLTIDAVLNAYGNLSGQQLSQLTHNERPWSIAREGLSAGERGERIITLDSMVEYYSALYHEQLSKKDKNTTSHKRNS, from the coding sequence ATGGTAGTATCTGTTTTTGATGTAGCTAAATATATCTTAGAATATTTTGAAGGAAAAGATATAAGTACTTTTAAACTTCAAAAACTTTGTTACTATTCTCAAGCTTGGTCATTAGTTTGGGATGATGAGTCATTATTTAATGAAAAAATTTTAGCGTGGGCTAATGGTCCAGTTATTAGAGAATTATATGATTATCATAAAGGTAATTTCAGTATAAATTCTAAAAGATTTAGATATGCTCATGGAAATTTAAGAAATTTATCTAAAGAACAAAAATTAACAATTGATGCTGTTTTGAATGCATATGGTAATCTTTCAGGACAACAATTAAGTCAATTAACTCATAATGAAAGACCTTGGTCAATAGCGAGAGAAGGATTATCTGCTGGAGAACGCGGTGAAAGAATAATCACTTTAGATTCTATGGTTGAATATTATTCCGCATTATATCATGAGCAACTTTCAAAAAAAGATAAAAATACAACCTCCCACAAAAGAAACTCTTAA
- a CDS encoding YHS domain-containing (seleno)protein encodes MNKSYFLFPFLLLLSCCGSVQVADPVYKADGRTAIKGYDPVSYFTENKPVEGEEKFQTSWNGAQWKFSSRKNLDAFRKNPENYAPQYGGYCAYAMRDGETYEIDPNAWKIVNGKLYLNYNEKVNGFWSRDIPGNIKKADEQWSKLPKKIQAP; translated from the coding sequence ATGAACAAGTCGTATTTTCTTTTTCCGTTTCTTCTTCTCTTATCCTGCTGCGGTTCGGTTCAGGTGGCCGATCCGGTCTATAAAGCGGACGGCCGAACCGCAATCAAGGGGTACGATCCGGTATCGTATTTTACGGAAAACAAACCCGTGGAGGGAGAAGAGAAGTTCCAAACTTCCTGGAACGGCGCGCAGTGGAAATTTTCTTCCCGTAAGAATCTTGACGCTTTCCGAAAGAATCCGGAGAACTATGCTCCCCAGTACGGAGGTTACTGTGCGTATGCGATGCGCGACGGAGAGACCTACGAGATCGATCCCAATGCGTGGAAGATCGTGAACGGAAAACTCTATCTGAATTATAATGAAAAAGTGAACGGATTCTGGAGTCGCGACATCCCGGGCAATATCAAAAAAGCGGACGAGCAATGGTCCAAATTGCCCAAGAAGATTCAGGCGCCCTGA
- a CDS encoding J domain-containing protein produces MTTKSFDQVKSSIEDILFEIQSASTDCEWYISADKLIEILAIRREDYYKILYSLRGDSVYSAKGAQGFRESRADVLILLLGKILKIEGLEHEFARAGVYFDGIYLDELRSHLKEIVLSKLEKHELDKELLLLLISSTKRFEDAFDSYFDDKFDLSRLVDNGIAEFLERKSIPSDYGADAFLRKYFYRVLNTKVFPLREITSEYRDRAYYEIFGRFRKDEQKKKKAKSQFRRPRTSIFGEDEETRQHREFLGLPEDYDDGDLRKKYKELIKKYHPDVNKNGLEMTQKIVASYNYLIMKGRT; encoded by the coding sequence GTGACCACGAAAAGTTTCGATCAAGTAAAGTCCTCCATAGAGGATATCCTATTTGAAATCCAGTCCGCCAGTACGGATTGCGAGTGGTATATTTCTGCGGACAAATTGATCGAAATCCTAGCGATCCGAAGGGAAGACTATTACAAAATCTTATATAGCCTGAGAGGCGACTCCGTATATTCCGCCAAGGGAGCTCAGGGTTTTCGGGAATCCAGGGCGGACGTTTTGATTCTTCTCTTAGGAAAAATTCTGAAGATAGAAGGACTGGAGCACGAGTTTGCCCGGGCCGGGGTTTATTTCGACGGTATTTACCTGGACGAACTCCGGAGCCATCTGAAGGAGATCGTGCTGAGCAAACTTGAAAAGCACGAGCTGGACAAGGAACTGCTCCTCCTACTGATCTCTTCGACAAAACGTTTCGAAGACGCGTTCGACTCCTATTTCGACGACAAATTCGATTTGAGTCGTTTAGTGGATAATGGGATCGCGGAATTTCTGGAAAGAAAGTCCATCCCCTCCGATTACGGCGCCGACGCGTTTTTGAGGAAGTACTTCTACCGGGTTTTGAATACCAAAGTCTTTCCTCTCCGGGAAATCACTTCCGAGTATAGGGATAGAGCCTACTACGAAATCTTCGGGCGTTTCCGTAAGGATGAACAGAAAAAGAAGAAAGCAAAATCCCAGTTCCGAAGACCGAGAACAAGCATTTTCGGCGAGGACGAAGAAACTCGCCAGCACCGGGAGTTTCTTGGATTGCCCGAGGATTATGACGACGGGGATCTGCGGAAGAAATATAAGGAATTGATCAAGAAATACCATCCCGACGTAAACAAAAACGGTTTGGAGATGACACAGAAGATCGTAGCTTCCTATAATTATCTCATCATGAAAGGGCGAACTTAG
- a CDS encoding carbon starvation CstA family protein, producing MLPLLTVFGCFLVYFLGYKIYSGYLSRSVFQLKDTEGDTPAHKFNDGVDYLPTKPAILFGHHYASIAGLAPILGPAVAVIWGWLPAMLWVVFGAIFIGCVHDFGALVVSVRNQGKSIGQVAQDLLGPRARSLFHAIIFFLVALAMGVFVIVLAEMFSAGKKIPPVPQTPQVSVQEETKPELHSHPTEIRIEAPSSSIQLRSHFPEAVIPTVGLMILALIVGWLHFKKGAKLAPLTVLSVILTLGIMVLGMNESVLSWTGLSDPDRSPGIPTWKILLLLYAFLASVTPIWLLLQSRDYINSFLLYIGIAAIYLGFFKGSVFGEFSNFNAEAVRSEHIGLDMVPFVFITIACGAVSGFHALVSSGTTAKQLNREVDARPIGYGGMIGESLLGLTSVVACTIGFSSATEWSSFYKSWAGIQGLAPQVGAYIYGTGRFISQLGFDNGFAQGFIALIVVSFALTSLDSATRLLRYNVEEIADSIGIDWVKKILGNRYISSTIACLAIAFFAFLEIEQGGKKKAAGLALWKLFGTTNQLLAGLALLVVTIYLLYSKRRTWISFLPMVFVLAATLWAMVVNFREFLFDKSPSYLLAGVGGTLILLAVWLLVEAVLAWRRFSRT from the coding sequence ATGCTCCCCCTTTTGACCGTCTTCGGATGCTTCCTTGTATATTTTTTAGGATATAAAATCTACTCCGGCTATCTCTCCAGGTCCGTTTTTCAACTCAAAGATACGGAAGGCGATACTCCCGCCCATAAATTCAACGACGGCGTGGATTATTTGCCCACGAAACCTGCGATTCTATTCGGACACCATTATGCGTCCATCGCAGGACTCGCTCCGATTCTAGGACCTGCCGTTGCGGTGATTTGGGGCTGGCTCCCCGCTATGCTTTGGGTCGTTTTCGGAGCGATTTTTATCGGATGCGTTCACGATTTCGGCGCTCTGGTCGTTTCGGTGAGAAACCAGGGAAAATCCATCGGACAGGTCGCTCAGGACCTTTTAGGTCCGAGAGCAAGAAGCCTATTCCATGCGATCATTTTCTTTTTAGTCGCACTCGCAATGGGCGTGTTCGTGATCGTTTTGGCCGAAATGTTTTCCGCGGGAAAAAAAATCCCGCCTGTCCCACAGACCCCTCAAGTCTCGGTTCAGGAGGAAACAAAACCGGAACTTCATTCTCATCCCACCGAAATAAGGATAGAAGCCCCCTCCTCTTCCATCCAACTCAGGAGTCATTTCCCTGAAGCGGTGATTCCGACGGTGGGCTTAATGATTTTAGCCCTGATTGTAGGTTGGTTACATTTTAAAAAAGGGGCCAAGCTGGCTCCATTGACCGTTCTCTCCGTGATCTTAACACTAGGGATCATGGTTCTGGGCATGAATGAATCGGTTCTGTCCTGGACGGGACTCAGCGATCCAGATCGCTCTCCCGGGATTCCTACTTGGAAAATTCTTCTCCTGCTTTATGCGTTCCTGGCATCCGTCACTCCGATCTGGCTGCTCTTGCAAAGTCGGGACTATATCAATTCCTTTCTTTTGTACATCGGAATTGCGGCGATCTACCTTGGATTCTTTAAGGGAAGCGTCTTCGGCGAATTCTCGAACTTCAACGCGGAAGCGGTCCGTTCCGAACACATCGGCCTGGATATGGTTCCTTTCGTTTTTATCACGATCGCTTGCGGGGCGGTTTCGGGTTTTCATGCGCTGGTCAGCTCAGGAACTACCGCCAAACAACTGAATCGAGAAGTGGACGCTAGGCCCATCGGTTACGGAGGAATGATCGGAGAATCCCTGTTAGGACTTACCTCGGTGGTCGCCTGTACGATCGGATTCTCTTCCGCAACGGAATGGTCTTCGTTTTACAAATCCTGGGCGGGGATCCAAGGATTGGCGCCCCAAGTCGGCGCTTATATCTACGGAACCGGAAGATTCATCTCCCAATTGGGATTCGATAACGGGTTTGCCCAAGGGTTCATAGCCCTTATCGTGGTCAGCTTCGCATTGACTTCCCTCGATTCCGCGACTCGACTCCTCAGATACAACGTGGAGGAGATCGCGGATAGCATAGGAATCGATTGGGTGAAGAAAATATTAGGAAATCGTTATATTTCTAGCACCATTGCCTGTTTAGCGATCGCATTTTTCGCGTTTTTGGAAATCGAGCAAGGTGGGAAAAAGAAGGCGGCAGGATTGGCCCTTTGGAAACTCTTCGGGACCACGAACCAACTCTTAGCGGGGTTGGCGTTGTTAGTGGTTACGATTTACCTTCTTTATTCCAAACGCCGGACCTGGATTTCCTTCCTCCCTATGGTGTTCGTACTCGCCGCGACTCTTTGGGCAATGGTCGTCAATTTCCGCGAATTCCTTTTTGACAAATCGCCGAGCTATCTGTTGGCCGGAGTAGGAGGAACTTTGATCCTCTTAGCGGTATGGTTGCTGGTGGAAGCGGTCCTTGCCTGGAGAAGGTTTTCGAGAACATGA
- a CDS encoding NUDIX hydrolase — protein MKFCSTCGSQVSYRIPEGDSLHRYVCENCGTIHYQNPKVIVGSIPIWEGKILLCKRAIEPRKGYWTLPAGFLENRETVEEGASRETLEEANAQIRILRLHTVYSIPHISQVYMFFLAELTDGKFDVSPESEEVRLFFPNEIPWEELAFASVTYALKKYTKEDEIPESGVHLGSLSGDRKKKNED, from the coding sequence ATGAAATTCTGCAGCACGTGCGGTTCTCAGGTTTCCTATCGCATCCCCGAAGGCGATAGCCTGCACCGTTACGTTTGCGAAAACTGCGGAACCATACATTATCAGAATCCTAAGGTGATCGTCGGAAGTATACCGATATGGGAAGGGAAGATCCTTTTGTGCAAACGAGCCATCGAACCACGAAAAGGATACTGGACCCTACCGGCCGGTTTTTTGGAAAATCGCGAAACGGTAGAGGAAGGTGCCTCCCGAGAAACCTTGGAGGAAGCGAACGCACAGATCCGTATCCTTAGGCTGCATACGGTTTATAGCATTCCCCACATCAGCCAAGTTTATATGTTTTTTCTCGCGGAATTGACCGACGGTAAATTCGATGTCAGTCCCGAATCCGAAGAAGTTCGGTTATTTTTTCCGAACGAAATTCCCTGGGAAGAACTCGCTTTCGCCTCGGTCACATATGCTCTGAAAAAATATACGAAAGAGGACGAAATCCCCGAAAGCGGCGTTCACCTAGGATCTCTCTCCGGAGATAGAAAAAAGAAAAACGAAGACTAA
- a CDS encoding cell envelope biogenesis protein OmpA: MPVGMIRVFLVLGFVSTFSGLKANSLIGTETTTFSPNWDGSVDFLKFKIRSSTLPKLQDWELTIRNASGETVKKYEANRLKKKDFSLFWDENEFAPEEVSIPEVLEWNGEDENGNTVPDGYYTYQLLLLTANQEKILSEEATVYLDSHPPKAETGIRNRLLLFEDRNHARIQIQQKGSGDSADLFTGEFLDSNGKLIKSYTWRTKDLPAVLSWDGTDSNGKNLVPGLYSYRLIARDPAGNESVSKQENISLQNESVGADINSDAESYSTDSSVPLSKIRFSSFLSSKLKSDSYEWEIFKRKGEVDSQIYVGKGLGEPPAEWTWEPKDKENRPLSPGTYFVRITIFSRYDRYSSFPKKFVLTEDRAKFSSDVFPSGFSPDGNWRKDFLEVRIRSKELHLSGWKITILESFGDSERIARTWTGTGSPPSRLVWSGKDELGRRIGSLTPIKVVLSYKDMFGREGEEILGNVSSGILVVKERDGYRISVPERLYETRWWTVPSALKSLLGKLPGYKVELQYHTSHLGDDEYNLKLSEEKARKTFQSFFGKDYEFGRYKFRGYGETEPLIHGNGAYETDRNQRIDFFLSVGK, translated from the coding sequence ATGCCCGTCGGAATGATCCGAGTCTTTCTAGTTTTAGGTTTCGTTTCGACTTTCTCCGGTCTGAAAGCGAATTCTTTGATCGGCACGGAGACGACCACCTTCTCCCCGAACTGGGACGGTTCCGTCGACTTTTTGAAATTCAAGATCCGCTCCTCGACTCTTCCGAAGCTACAGGATTGGGAACTGACCATACGGAACGCCTCGGGCGAAACCGTAAAAAAATACGAGGCCAATAGACTTAAGAAAAAGGACTTTTCCCTGTTTTGGGATGAAAACGAATTCGCCCCGGAAGAAGTCTCGATCCCGGAAGTTCTGGAATGGAACGGAGAGGACGAAAACGGGAACACAGTACCTGACGGGTACTACACTTATCAATTACTGTTATTAACCGCAAACCAGGAAAAAATCCTCTCCGAGGAAGCGACCGTCTATCTGGACTCCCATCCCCCGAAAGCGGAAACCGGAATCAGGAATCGCCTTTTACTTTTCGAAGATAGAAACCATGCCAGGATCCAAATCCAGCAAAAAGGAAGCGGAGATTCGGCGGATCTGTTCACAGGAGAATTTTTGGACTCGAACGGTAAGTTGATCAAATCCTATACTTGGAGAACCAAGGACTTGCCTGCCGTGTTAAGCTGGGACGGAACGGACTCCAACGGAAAGAATCTCGTTCCGGGACTGTACAGCTATCGGTTGATCGCTCGCGATCCTGCGGGCAACGAAAGCGTGTCCAAGCAGGAAAACATTTCCCTGCAAAACGAATCGGTCGGAGCCGATATAAACTCCGATGCCGAATCTTATTCCACGGATTCCTCCGTCCCGCTCAGTAAGATCAGGTTTTCCTCCTTTCTTTCTTCCAAACTCAAGTCCGACTCCTATGAGTGGGAAATCTTCAAACGGAAAGGAGAAGTGGATTCGCAAATATACGTCGGAAAAGGTTTGGGGGAACCTCCTGCGGAGTGGACATGGGAACCTAAGGATAAGGAAAACCGCCCCTTAAGTCCCGGAACATATTTCGTTCGCATAACGATATTTAGTAGGTATGATAGATACTCCAGTTTTCCCAAAAAATTCGTATTAACCGAAGATCGTGCGAAATTTTCCTCGGACGTTTTCCCGAGCGGATTCAGTCCGGATGGGAATTGGCGTAAAGATTTTCTCGAGGTCCGAATCCGATCCAAAGAACTTCATCTTTCCGGTTGGAAAATTACGATTTTGGAATCCTTTGGAGACTCAGAAAGAATCGCGAGAACCTGGACTGGAACGGGAAGTCCCCCTTCTAGATTGGTTTGGTCGGGAAAAGACGAACTGGGAAGGAGAATCGGTTCCTTGACGCCGATCAAAGTCGTGCTGAGTTATAAGGACATGTTCGGTCGAGAGGGGGAAGAGATATTAGGAAACGTAAGCTCGGGAATCCTCGTCGTAAAGGAAAGGGACGGATACAGGATCTCCGTTCCGGAAAGATTGTACGAGACCCGTTGGTGGACAGTCCCCTCGGCTTTAAAATCCCTTTTGGGAAAACTCCCCGGCTATAAGGTGGAACTCCAATACCACACTTCTCATCTGGGAGACGACGAGTACAATCTCAAACTTTCGGAGGAAAAAGCCAGGAAAACCTTTCAGTCTTTTTTCGGAAAAGACTACGAATTCGGAAGGTACAAATTCCGCGGATACGGCGAAACCGAACCTCTCATTCACGGAAACGGAGCTTACGAAACGGATCGGAACCAACGGATCGATTTCTTTCTGAGCGTAGGAAAATAG
- a CDS encoding NRDE family protein, whose product MCTAFIYRNRTDHLYGLGFNRDESVKRKPSLSPRLMESPTGKAIAPIDGDAGGTWIGISQDGEIVCLLNYYEAALKLLRNPVSRGLLVRSVLLKERAPESWQVSELDNYYPFKLFCIDSEKTRIYIWDGKVFSTEENTESFTVYGSSFTQGPKAQVSRREVFEKEFRPKTNPNAKDFILLTKNFLVSHLPEKGALSPCMHRRDATSVSRTIFVVENGKVDLFYKPNQPCEEGPEEEFNFTLTDFRTFV is encoded by the coding sequence ATGTGCACAGCTTTCATATATAGAAATCGAACCGATCATCTTTACGGCTTGGGTTTCAATCGAGACGAATCCGTAAAAAGAAAACCGTCCCTTTCTCCCCGCCTGATGGAATCACCGACAGGGAAGGCCATCGCTCCCATAGATGGAGACGCAGGAGGAACTTGGATCGGAATCTCGCAGGACGGAGAAATCGTCTGTCTTTTGAACTATTACGAGGCGGCTTTAAAGCTTCTGAGAAATCCGGTGAGTCGGGGACTTTTGGTCCGCTCGGTTCTGTTGAAGGAACGTGCTCCGGAATCCTGGCAAGTTTCCGAATTGGATAATTATTATCCGTTCAAACTTTTCTGTATCGATAGCGAAAAAACGAGAATCTACATCTGGGACGGAAAGGTTTTTTCCACAGAAGAGAACACCGAAAGTTTTACCGTATACGGAAGTTCTTTCACTCAAGGACCGAAGGCACAGGTATCCAGAAGGGAGGTTTTCGAAAAAGAGTTCCGACCGAAAACGAATCCGAACGCGAAAGACTTCATTCTTCTTACTAAGAATTTTTTGGTCTCACATCTTCCCGAAAAAGGAGCCTTGTCTCCCTGCATGCACCGCAGGGACGCGACTTCCGTTTCTCGTACGATTTTTGTTGTAGAAAACGGAAAAGTCGATTTGTTTTATAAGCCCAACCAACCGTGCGAAGAAGGCCCTGAGGAAGAGTTCAATTTCACTTTGACTGATTTTCGAACGTTCGTATGA
- a CDS encoding PilZ domain-containing protein gives MAGTHSLFDDKYEYRDPSQQKRKNARVKITIEGEFCVKGKTQRFPVHVVDIGTGGAGMETRTSVFEGDRIVLFAAINGKNMELESEVIRVSGKKANIIFVNLPDEDKDLIQDLIHKKFFDKDKKPLS, from the coding sequence ATGGCGGGCACTCATTCCCTTTTTGATGATAAATACGAATACCGGGATCCTTCTCAGCAGAAGAGAAAGAATGCCCGCGTTAAAATCACCATCGAAGGGGAGTTTTGCGTCAAAGGTAAAACCCAAAGATTTCCCGTCCATGTCGTGGATATAGGTACCGGCGGAGCCGGAATGGAGACTAGAACTTCCGTATTCGAAGGGGACAGGATCGTTTTATTCGCGGCGATTAACGGAAAGAATATGGAATTGGAATCGGAAGTGATTCGAGTTTCCGGAAAAAAAGCGAACATCATATTCGTAAATCTTCCTGACGAAGATAAGGACTTGATCCAAGACCTGATCCATAAGAAGTTTTTCGATAAGGACAAAAAACCCCTCTCCTGA
- the cueR gene encoding Cu(I)-responsive transcriptional regulator, whose product MNIGELSKRSGVSPKLVRHYESLGLVSKAQRNRSGYRIYGENDVHTLKFIKRARGLGFSLPEIKQLLGLWKNKSRASSQVKALALTHVREMEEKILELGKMCSTLKHLAKHCHGDQRPDCPILDELEGGRK is encoded by the coding sequence ATGAATATCGGAGAATTATCCAAACGAAGCGGCGTGAGTCCTAAGCTCGTAAGACATTATGAATCCTTAGGACTGGTATCAAAGGCTCAGCGGAATCGATCCGGATATAGGATCTACGGCGAAAACGACGTCCATACTTTGAAGTTTATCAAAAGAGCAAGAGGGTTAGGTTTTTCTCTGCCCGAGATCAAACAACTCCTGGGTTTGTGGAAGAATAAATCCAGAGCGAGTTCTCAAGTAAAAGCGCTGGCTCTAACCCATGTCCGCGAAATGGAGGAAAAGATCCTCGAATTGGGAAAGATGTGTTCTACACTGAAGCATCTGGCGAAGCATTGTCACGGAGATCAGAGACCGGATTGTCCGATTTTGGACGAGCTAGAAGGAGGACGAAAATAA
- a CDS encoding heavy-metal-associated domain-containing protein: MRELKIEGMTCGHCVSAIKSAVQSLDRNAKIEIDLNTGSAKLESEIDDSSLAAAIEEEGYVLTSVREV, translated from the coding sequence ATGCGGGAACTTAAGATAGAAGGAATGACATGCGGCCACTGTGTATCGGCAATCAAATCGGCGGTACAGTCCCTGGATCGGAACGCAAAGATCGAAATCGATCTAAACACCGGGTCGGCAAAATTGGAAAGCGAGATAGACGACTCGTCCTTAGCGGCCGCAATAGAGGAGGAAGGGTACGTTTTGACCTCCGTTCGGGAAGTTTGA
- a CDS encoding heavy metal translocating P-type ATPase gives MNIQETEKSKEMTMDLFGMTCANCALRIEKGLSKVPGVSEARVNFARETAFIRFGNGTKPSDLLSKVESLGYTATEHSEQNLAETNRAHEREIEKLRTRFWFSVLFSAPLFYTMVSHFGILSFLPMPSFLMHPWIQFLFAAPAQFWIGFPFYKGAYRALKNGTANMDVLVALGTTAAFGYSFANSLSIGFVREDLLFLTETQHGAYPPLYYETSAVLLSFLLGGKWMEALAKGRSSQAIRTLLSLKPETARIKKGEEWIEVPSEFLKPGDKIRIRPGEKIPTDGEVEEGTSALDESMLTGESLPVEKKVGSKVIGGTVNGNGSLIVRAEKIGSETLLSSIVKTVEEAQASRAPIQRIADRISAVFVPSVVLIAAADFLLWYFFLEPGNLSSALEKSIAVLVIACPCALGLATPVSLLVGTGKAASRGILFRNAEALESAASLGILAFDKTGTLTKGKPSVTGFLSEGNSESEILRRVASAESVSEHPLAKAIVEFGKGRRIGIESPQNFQAQPGGGIRANIDGLKVTVGNAEFLSSESGDLPSTLIAKSGEWESQGKSVVWGRVEGSPTSWAIFALEDELKETTAEAVDDLKNLGLRLVLLTGDHKRTAENIASRIGINEIKASLLPKDKSDAVASLQSSGIKVGMAGDGINDAPALAKADVGFAMGNGTDIAMETAGVVLVKGDLRRLADAIKISRATVLNIKENLFWALAYNGLGIPIAAAGYLAPWIAGAAMAFSSVSVVANALRLRGK, from the coding sequence ATGAACATACAAGAAACCGAAAAATCGAAAGAGATGACCATGGACCTGTTCGGTATGACCTGCGCGAACTGCGCCCTCCGAATCGAGAAAGGATTGTCCAAGGTTCCCGGCGTTTCGGAAGCCAGAGTCAATTTTGCGAGAGAAACCGCCTTTATCAGATTCGGAAACGGAACTAAGCCGTCCGACCTGTTATCGAAAGTGGAATCCTTAGGTTATACGGCTACGGAACATTCCGAACAAAACCTGGCTGAAACGAACAGAGCCCACGAACGGGAAATCGAAAAGTTGCGGACCCGTTTTTGGTTCTCCGTACTATTTTCCGCGCCACTCTTCTATACGATGGTTTCTCACTTTGGAATCCTTTCTTTTCTACCTATGCCTTCTTTTCTCATGCATCCATGGATCCAATTCCTGTTTGCGGCTCCTGCTCAATTTTGGATCGGATTTCCGTTCTACAAAGGGGCCTACAGAGCTTTGAAAAACGGAACTGCGAATATGGACGTATTGGTCGCGTTAGGCACCACCGCGGCATTCGGGTATAGCTTTGCGAACAGTCTAAGCATAGGATTCGTGCGGGAAGATTTGTTATTTCTAACGGAGACACAGCACGGAGCCTACCCTCCTCTTTATTATGAGACCTCCGCCGTATTGCTATCCTTTCTTTTGGGAGGAAAATGGATGGAGGCTTTAGCAAAAGGAAGAAGTTCCCAAGCGATACGTACTCTTCTTTCCCTAAAACCGGAAACGGCAAGAATCAAAAAAGGAGAAGAATGGATCGAAGTCCCTTCCGAATTCCTAAAACCGGGCGATAAGATCCGGATCCGCCCCGGAGAAAAAATTCCCACCGACGGGGAAGTGGAGGAAGGAACCAGCGCTCTAGACGAATCCATGTTGACCGGAGAAAGTCTGCCCGTGGAAAAAAAAGTCGGATCCAAAGTGATCGGCGGAACGGTAAACGGAAATGGATCCTTGATCGTTCGTGCCGAAAAGATCGGCAGTGAAACATTACTCTCTTCCATCGTAAAAACCGTAGAAGAAGCGCAAGCGTCCCGGGCTCCGATCCAAAGAATAGCGGATCGAATCTCCGCGGTTTTCGTGCCCTCCGTAGTTCTCATTGCTGCAGCCGATTTTCTACTCTGGTATTTTTTTCTGGAACCGGGCAACCTCTCCTCCGCATTGGAAAAATCCATCGCGGTTTTGGTGATCGCTTGTCCCTGCGCCTTAGGATTGGCCACGCCCGTATCCCTACTAGTCGGTACCGGAAAAGCGGCAAGCCGCGGGATCCTCTTTCGGAACGCAGAGGCATTGGAGTCTGCGGCCTCTCTTGGAATTCTAGCCTTCGACAAAACCGGAACCTTGACGAAGGGAAAACCCTCCGTAACCGGCTTTTTGTCGGAAGGAAATTCCGAATCGGAAATCTTACGAAGGGTCGCTTCCGCGGAATCCGTCTCGGAACATCCCCTGGCAAAAGCGATCGTCGAATTCGGAAAGGGGCGTAGGATCGGAATCGAGTCTCCTCAAAACTTTCAAGCCCAACCCGGCGGAGGAATCCGAGCAAATATTGACGGACTCAAGGTTACGGTCGGAAATGCGGAGTTTCTTTCCTCCGAATCCGGAGATCTTCCCTCTACCCTAATCGCCAAAAGCGGAGAATGGGAATCCCAAGGAAAAAGCGTGGTCTGGGGAAGAGTAGAAGGAAGCCCCACCTCATGGGCGATCTTCGCCTTAGAAGACGAATTAAAGGAAACGACCGCAGAAGCCGTAGACGATTTGAAAAACCTTGGACTACGACTGGTACTTCTGACGGGAGATCACAAACGTACGGCGGAAAACATCGCCTCTCGGATCGGAATCAACGAAATCAAGGCTTCTCTGCTTCCCAAGGACAAATCGGATGCCGTCGCTTCATTGCAATCTTCCGGTATAAAGGTAGGAATGGCAGGGGATGGAATCAACGACGCACCTGCCTTGGCGAAGGCGGATGTAGGTTTCGCGATGGGAAATGGAACGGATATCGCCATGGAAACGGCAGGAGTCGTTTTAGTAAAAGGAGACCTGCGCCGTTTAGCGGATGCCATTAAGATCAGTCGGGCGACCGTTTTAAATATAAAGGAAAACTTATTTTGGGCCCTTGCATACAACGGACTCGGCATCCCGATTGCCGCAGCGGGATATTTGGCTCCTTGGATCGCAGGCGCCGCGATGGCTTTCAGTTCCGTATCCGTCGTCGCCAACGCATTACGACTGAGGGGAAAATGA